In Planctomycetia bacterium, one DNA window encodes the following:
- the sppA gene encoding signal peptide peptidase SppA produces MVPCFHRRVVLCVPGVLMLCIVGCAPTGSFKVTALPADLSLKERLVITESIWESNRIALIEVSGILMNSHQMGLFSEGEHPVSFLVEKLQAAAKDDRVKAIVLRINSPGGSVTASDTMYEELLAFRKKTGKPVIAYFQDVSASGAYYLSCAADEIIAQRTSVTGSIGVIMQMMDVSGTLGKIGVVTDAITSGAFKDAGSPLRKMKPEERKVFQDLVDGFYNQFVDIVAAGRPKLTREQIVKLADGRVYNAQQALEAGLIDRIGTLDDALTAAKTRANIKRANVVVYHRPLDWTPNIYARGGPESPANVNVFNFQLPSLFTGGPRFMYIWRVEG; encoded by the coding sequence ATGGTTCCATGCTTTCATCGTCGCGTCGTGCTCTGCGTGCCTGGCGTACTCATGCTGTGCATCGTCGGCTGCGCGCCGACCGGCAGCTTCAAGGTCACGGCGCTTCCGGCCGACCTGTCGCTCAAGGAGCGCCTGGTCATCACCGAGTCGATCTGGGAATCCAACCGCATCGCGCTGATCGAAGTCTCCGGCATTCTGATGAACAGCCACCAGATGGGTCTGTTCTCCGAAGGCGAGCATCCCGTTTCATTTCTCGTCGAAAAACTCCAGGCCGCGGCGAAGGATGACCGCGTCAAGGCCATCGTGCTGCGCATCAATTCGCCGGGCGGCAGCGTGACGGCGAGCGACACGATGTACGAGGAACTCCTCGCGTTTCGGAAGAAGACCGGCAAGCCGGTGATCGCCTACTTTCAGGATGTTTCGGCGAGCGGTGCGTACTACCTTTCGTGCGCCGCGGATGAGATCATCGCGCAGCGCACAAGCGTGACCGGTTCGATCGGCGTCATCATGCAGATGATGGATGTATCGGGCACGCTGGGCAAGATCGGTGTCGTGACGGACGCAATCACGTCGGGCGCCTTCAAGGACGCCGGCTCGCCGCTGCGAAAAATGAAGCCCGAAGAGCGCAAGGTGTTTCAGGACCTGGTCGACGGCTTCTATAATCAATTTGTCGATATTGTCGCCGCCGGGCGGCCGAAGCTGACGCGCGAGCAGATCGTGAAACTGGCCGACGGCCGGGTCTACAACGCCCAGCAGGCCCTGGAGGCGGGCCTGATTGATCGAATCGGGACCTTGGACGACGCCCTGACCGCCGCGAAGACCCGCGCCAACATAAAGCGTGCCAACGTCGTGGTTTACCATCGCCCGTTGGATTGGACACCGAATATCTACGCCCGCGGCGGGCCGGAAAGCCCGGCCAATGTTAACGTTTTCAACTTTCAACTGCCTTCGCTCTTTACAGGAGGCCCCCGTTTCATGTATATTTGGCGTGTGGAAGGGTAG
- a CDS encoding class I SAM-dependent methyltransferase has translation MAKFTARTADKFVLYQESVQSPEAEIDFIDRVYRKEYGRLPTRFREDFCGTALISCEWVRRRRDNVAWGVDLCADTLAWGRRNNLSKLSAEQQRRIHLLRRNVLHVTKPKVQVVGAFNFSFFVFKTPELLTAYFTQVRRSLARDGLFVLDSYGGWESQKVMQERTRYKGFTYVWDQAAYNPTTDDAICHIHFEFPDGTKLKRAFTYDWRLWTIGGIRDCLRAAGFKSSHVYWEGTGRDGEGNGVFRRAERAENCPGWHAYMMALP, from the coding sequence ATGGCAAAGTTCACCGCACGCACGGCTGACAAGTTCGTGCTCTACCAGGAATCGGTTCAATCGCCCGAAGCGGAGATTGATTTCATCGACCGCGTCTATCGGAAAGAATACGGGCGTCTTCCAACGCGCTTCCGCGAGGATTTCTGCGGCACGGCGCTGATCTCCTGCGAATGGGTACGGCGGCGGCGGGACAACGTCGCCTGGGGCGTGGACCTCTGCGCCGACACGCTCGCATGGGGCCGCCGGAACAATCTCTCGAAACTGTCCGCCGAACAGCAAAGGCGTATTCACCTGCTGCGGCGCAACGTGCTGCACGTCACGAAACCGAAGGTCCAAGTCGTCGGCGCGTTCAATTTCAGCTTCTTCGTTTTCAAAACACCCGAGCTGTTGACGGCGTATTTCACGCAGGTGCGCCGTTCGCTCGCGCGCGACGGGCTGTTCGTGCTCGACTCCTACGGCGGCTGGGAATCGCAGAAAGTCATGCAGGAGCGCACACGTTACAAGGGGTTCACCTACGTCTGGGATCAGGCCGCCTACAACCCGACCACCGACGACGCCATCTGCCACATTCACTTTGAGTTTCCCGATGGCACGAAGCTGAAGCGCGCCTTCACCTACGACTGGCGGCTGTGGACGATTGGCGGCATCCGCGACTGCCTTCGCGCCGCAGGTTTCAAATCGTCACACGTCTACTGGGAAGGCACCGGCCGCGACGGCGAGGGCAACGGCGTCTTTCGCCGGGCCGAGCGCGCCGAGAACTGCCCGGGCTGGCACGCCTACATGATGGCGCTGCCGTAA
- a CDS encoding isoleucine--tRNA ligase, with the protein MFNEVPSQLDFPAMEKRILAFWQANNIYQQSLDARKGCKPFVFFEGPPTANGLPHPGHCLTRAIKDLFPRYKTMTGHWCLRKGGWDTHGLPVEVEVCKDLGIHTKEEIEAYGVEAFNRKCLESVFRYTKEWEELTRRLGFWVNLDEAYVTYHQSYIESVWWSLKQLFDAGLLYQGHKIVWWWAQGGTALSSGEVGQGYREVDDPSVFVRFPLVEDERFRQKLDTWAAAPRASHNEPRASHNEPRASHNEPRASARAADRMGESDSLIDSAPHRQKSAARYSLLVWTTTPWTLPSNMFAAVHKDFDYAIVHDRETGERLIFAAALVESIAKKVKKTDVWQVERTVKGAELVGLSYRPPFDLYRKSAAKPHVAHASPADLLGDYKPELAAGGADYACWRVLHADFVTLESGTGLVHEAPAFGEVDFDLMNQERKRFKNPASIPLLCAVAPNGTFTDEGPEYCRGRWVKECDKDICRDLKERGLLLHQEQYRHDYPFCWRADEDPLIQYPRRSWFIRTTQFRDAMLENNAQIHWLPEHIKEGRFGNFLRDNVDWSLSRERYWGTPLPIWVCETCGHMEAVDSYAALTAKPGVAGLDVWEKAKAAEPSLSDHLKIHKPYIDAVTFPCAKCAHDRQAARAEARGSFENDASSRMRRVPEVIDCWYDSGAMPFAQWGWPHRNHDMFASQFPADFISEALDQTRGWFYSLVAISTMLFGKDGVATLNATADTASARAEARGSLDGSLDGSLGVGSHATAIQPQEYPLPFRTCIVLGLLMGEDGLKMSKSKKNYKEPTYIFDHEGADAMRWLFFSGQTPWTSIRFQESAIAEGQREFLIRLYNCYSFFVIYANIDQWTPSANEPRASARAAPSSGAPSGETRSELDRWILSELAQCSVRVFDAMEAYDNFTAARTLSAFVDALSNWYIRRSRDRYWKSAMDADKHSAYATLYECLVTVAKLIAPFTPFIAEEMYQNLVVAGAKIPGAARAEASGSLPPSSVHLCDYPVTADTREAVRARIDVALNEEIELVRQLVSCGRAARAASKLRVRQPLATMELFHRRAEVVRKYEAVICDELNVKRIEYKDSAAIAEYVTYELKPDFRKIGPKHGPLAPKIKAALAAHQDVDALVRQLEQGGVCKINVAGQDVELTSEEMLVELHAKEGFAAERVPGCGILVLDTHLTPALIDEGMARDLVNQIQQVRKNLNLRYEQHIDLAVLGDADIQRVLAAHGDTIRGETLADSLRDAPLHDVEPARVEIEGHAVEIYVHHL; encoded by the coding sequence ATGTTCAACGAAGTCCCCAGTCAACTCGATTTTCCCGCGATGGAGAAGCGCATCCTCGCCTTCTGGCAGGCCAACAACATCTATCAGCAATCGCTCGATGCACGAAAGGGATGCAAGCCGTTTGTTTTTTTTGAAGGCCCGCCGACGGCCAACGGCCTGCCGCACCCCGGCCACTGCCTCACCCGCGCCATCAAGGACCTGTTCCCGCGATACAAGACCATGACCGGCCACTGGTGCCTGCGCAAGGGCGGTTGGGACACCCACGGCCTGCCGGTCGAAGTCGAGGTTTGCAAAGATCTTGGCATTCATACAAAAGAAGAAATCGAGGCATACGGCGTCGAGGCGTTCAACCGCAAGTGCCTCGAAAGCGTATTTCGGTATACGAAGGAGTGGGAGGAGCTGACGCGGAGGCTGGGCTTCTGGGTCAATCTCGACGAGGCGTACGTCACCTATCACCAGAGCTACATTGAGAGCGTCTGGTGGTCGTTGAAGCAGCTGTTTGACGCGGGGCTGCTCTACCAGGGGCACAAGATCGTCTGGTGGTGGGCGCAGGGCGGCACGGCGCTTTCGAGCGGCGAAGTGGGTCAGGGCTATCGCGAGGTGGACGACCCCAGCGTGTTCGTGCGATTTCCATTGGTCGAGGATGAGCGGTTTCGGCAGAAGCTCGATACGTGGGCGGCAGCGCCGCGAGCTTCCCACAACGAGCCGCGAGCTTCCCACAACGAGCCGCGAGCTTCCCACAATGAGCCGCGAGCTTCAGCTCGCGCGGCCGATCGCATGGGAGAGAGCGATTCACTCATCGATTCAGCGCCGCACAGGCAGAAGTCCGCGGCTCGTTATTCGCTCCTCGTCTGGACGACCACACCGTGGACGTTGCCGAGCAACATGTTTGCGGCGGTGCACAAAGACTTTGACTACGCCATCGTGCACGACCGCGAAACCGGCGAGCGGCTGATCTTCGCCGCGGCACTGGTCGAATCGATCGCCAAGAAGGTGAAAAAGACCGACGTCTGGCAAGTCGAGCGGACGGTCAAGGGCGCGGAGCTGGTGGGGTTGAGCTATCGCCCGCCGTTCGATCTGTACCGCAAAAGCGCCGCGAAGCCGCACGTCGCTCACGCAAGCCCGGCGGACCTCCTCGGCGATTACAAACCGGAACTCGCCGCCGGTGGCGCGGACTACGCCTGCTGGCGTGTGCTGCACGCCGATTTTGTGACCCTCGAATCGGGTACGGGCCTTGTTCACGAAGCGCCGGCATTCGGCGAAGTCGACTTTGACCTGATGAATCAGGAGCGCAAGCGGTTCAAGAACCCGGCGAGCATTCCGCTGCTTTGCGCCGTCGCCCCGAACGGCACCTTCACCGACGAAGGCCCCGAGTACTGCCGCGGCCGCTGGGTGAAGGAATGCGACAAGGACATCTGTCGCGATTTGAAGGAGCGCGGCTTGCTATTGCATCAGGAGCAGTATCGCCACGACTATCCGTTCTGCTGGCGGGCCGATGAGGATCCGCTCATTCAATATCCTCGCAGGAGCTGGTTCATCCGCACGACGCAATTCCGCGATGCGATGCTGGAAAACAACGCGCAGATCCATTGGCTGCCCGAACACATCAAGGAAGGCCGCTTCGGGAACTTCCTGCGCGACAACGTCGATTGGTCGCTCTCGCGCGAGCGCTACTGGGGAACGCCGCTGCCGATCTGGGTGTGCGAAACGTGCGGCCACATGGAGGCCGTCGATTCGTACGCCGCGCTGACAGCCAAACCGGGCGTGGCGGGATTGGACGTGTGGGAGAAGGCGAAAGCCGCCGAGCCGTCGCTGTCGGATCATTTGAAGATCCACAAGCCGTACATCGACGCGGTGACGTTTCCGTGTGCGAAGTGCGCGCACGATCGACAGGCCGCGCGGGCTGAAGCCCGCGGCTCGTTTGAGAATGATGCTTCGTCGCGGATGCGGCGCGTTCCCGAGGTGATCGACTGCTGGTACGACAGCGGCGCGATGCCGTTCGCGCAATGGGGCTGGCCGCACCGGAATCATGACATGTTTGCGTCGCAGTTTCCGGCGGATTTCATCAGCGAGGCCCTGGATCAGACGCGCGGGTGGTTCTATTCACTCGTGGCGATCAGCACGATGCTGTTCGGGAAGGACGGCGTGGCGACGTTGAATGCAACCGCTGATACGGCTTCCGCGCGGGCTGAAGCCCGCGGCTCATTGGACGGCTCATTGGACGGCTCATTGGGCGTTGGCTCTCATGCTACGGCCATCCAGCCACAGGAATACCCGCTCCCGTTTCGAACCTGCATCGTTCTCGGGCTGCTCATGGGCGAAGACGGGCTGAAGATGTCCAAGAGCAAGAAGAATTACAAGGAGCCGACGTACATCTTCGATCACGAAGGCGCCGATGCCATGCGCTGGCTGTTCTTCAGCGGCCAGACGCCTTGGACGAGTATCCGCTTTCAGGAGAGCGCCATCGCCGAGGGCCAGCGTGAATTCCTCATTCGCCTCTACAACTGCTACAGCTTCTTCGTGATCTACGCGAACATCGACCAATGGACGCCATCGGCCAACGAGCCGCGGGCTTCAGCCCGCGCGGCGCCGTCGTCGGGAGCGCCGTCCGGCGAAACCCGATCCGAACTCGACCGCTGGATTCTCTCCGAACTGGCGCAGTGCAGCGTGCGCGTCTTTGATGCGATGGAAGCGTACGACAACTTCACCGCCGCGCGGACGTTGAGCGCGTTCGTGGATGCGCTGTCGAACTGGTACATCCGCCGCAGTCGAGACCGCTACTGGAAATCGGCAATGGACGCCGACAAGCACAGCGCTTACGCGACGCTGTACGAGTGTCTCGTGACGGTCGCGAAGCTGATCGCGCCGTTCACGCCGTTCATCGCCGAGGAGATGTATCAGAATCTGGTGGTGGCTGGCGCGAAAATTCCTGGTGCCGCGCGGGCTGAAGCCAGCGGCTCGTTGCCGCCGTCAAGCGTGCATCTCTGCGACTACCCGGTGACTGCCGACACGCGCGAGGCGGTGCGCGCGCGAATCGACGTCGCGCTCAACGAAGAAATCGAACTGGTGCGGCAGCTCGTGTCGTGCGGGCGCGCGGCCCGGGCGGCGTCGAAGCTGCGCGTGCGGCAGCCCCTCGCGACGATGGAACTGTTCCACCGGCGCGCCGAGGTGGTGCGCAAGTACGAAGCCGTCATTTGCGATGAACTGAACGTCAAACGAATCGAGTACAAGGACTCGGCCGCGATCGCGGAGTATGTGACGTACGAATTGAAGCCCGACTTCCGCAAGATCGGCCCCAAGCACGGGCCGCTCGCGCCGAAGATCAAGGCGGCCCTGGCGGCGCACCAAGATGTGGACGCGCTCGTGCGGCAGCTCGAGCAAGGCGGCGTTTGCAAGATCAACGTCGCCGGGCAGGACGTGGAACTGACCTCCGAGGAGATGCTCGTCGAGTTGCACGCGAAGGAGGGCTTCGCCGCCGAGCGCGTGCCGGGCTGCGGCATTCTCGTGCTCGATACGCATCTGACGCCGGCGTTGATCGACGAGGGCATGGCGCGCGACCTGGTGAATCAGATTCAGCAGGTGCGGAAGAATCTCAACCTGCGCTACGAGCAGCACATCGACCTCGCCGTGCTCGGCGACGCGGACATCCAGCGCGTGCTCGCGGCGCATGGCGATACGATCCGCGGCGAGACGCTGGCGGATTCGCTGCGCGATGCACCACTGCACGACGTGGAACCGGCCCGCGTGGAGATCGAGGGGCACGCCGTGGAGATTTACGTGCATCATCTGTGA
- a CDS encoding MATE family efflux transporter, producing MSGPSMPLPVAEQPDPTGLRADMRALIILALPIIGTKVSHFALGLTDFIVVSRLGTEATAAISPSTFFLFIILCLGMGLSNAVQTFAAQSLGRGKPAEGAAYAWQTFYIGAAFTALVPLINSALPTFWGAVGHAPAVQEMEIAYCRIVMWSIGPAILCTGLESFFNGVHHPKVAMHSVLVAVVLNIFADIGLVFGKFGLPRLGIEGAAWATLISWLVRAAMLTGIFLSREYHRQFASRSGWRFDWSCQRGILNLGAPASIQWTLDVASWFVFLAWLMAGFDTATLAATNIAMQYMHVSFMPAIGVGIAVSTLVGNAIGEKRLDLAMRRVRACMWITGAYMGVVGIGFWVFNESLMRILSSDAAVIAVGAGILIWAAVFQVFDAACITYTCALRGAGDAKWPAVVVILNCWILFIGGGWLATKLLPGWLHHGPWMTCTLYIIFLGVLMYGRWQGGKWRKIDIFAHQRESDAKAIEPRSSEIEPRASGNEPCVSGNEPRASGNEPCVSGNEPRASGDEPCVSGNEPRASARAADQTGLNDALANPAPRGLKPAAP from the coding sequence ATGAGTGGTCCATCCATGCCGCTGCCCGTCGCCGAGCAACCCGACCCAACGGGTCTCCGCGCCGACATGCGCGCGCTCATCATCCTCGCCCTGCCGATCATTGGCACCAAGGTCTCTCACTTCGCGCTGGGTTTGACCGACTTCATCGTCGTCTCACGCTTGGGAACCGAGGCCACTGCGGCGATCAGCCCCAGCACCTTCTTTCTGTTCATCATCCTCTGCCTGGGCATGGGGCTTTCCAACGCGGTGCAGACCTTCGCCGCCCAGTCGCTGGGCCGCGGAAAGCCCGCCGAGGGCGCCGCCTACGCCTGGCAGACGTTCTACATCGGCGCGGCGTTCACCGCGCTCGTGCCGCTGATCAATTCGGCCTTGCCCACGTTCTGGGGCGCCGTCGGACACGCGCCGGCCGTGCAGGAAATGGAAATCGCCTATTGCCGCATTGTGATGTGGTCGATCGGCCCGGCCATTCTCTGCACCGGGCTGGAGTCGTTCTTCAACGGCGTGCACCATCCGAAGGTGGCCATGCACTCGGTGCTCGTCGCCGTCGTACTGAACATCTTTGCTGACATCGGCCTGGTGTTCGGCAAATTCGGGCTGCCGCGACTGGGGATCGAGGGCGCGGCCTGGGCCACGCTGATCTCGTGGCTGGTGCGCGCGGCGATGCTCACGGGAATCTTCCTGTCACGCGAGTACCATCGGCAGTTCGCCTCGCGCTCGGGTTGGCGGTTCGACTGGTCGTGCCAGCGCGGCATCCTCAACCTCGGCGCGCCGGCCAGCATCCAGTGGACGCTCGACGTCGCCTCGTGGTTTGTCTTCCTCGCCTGGCTCATGGCCGGGTTCGACACCGCCACCCTCGCCGCAACCAACATCGCCATGCAATACATGCACGTGTCATTCATGCCGGCCATCGGCGTGGGCATCGCCGTCAGCACGCTCGTCGGCAACGCGATCGGTGAGAAGCGGTTGGACCTGGCGATGCGGCGGGTGCGCGCGTGCATGTGGATCACCGGCGCATACATGGGGGTCGTCGGCATCGGCTTCTGGGTATTCAACGAGTCACTGATGCGGATTCTCTCGTCCGACGCGGCGGTGATCGCCGTCGGCGCGGGGATCCTCATCTGGGCCGCCGTGTTTCAGGTGTTTGACGCGGCGTGCATCACCTACACCTGCGCGCTGCGCGGCGCGGGCGACGCCAAGTGGCCCGCCGTCGTGGTCATTCTCAATTGCTGGATCCTGTTCATCGGCGGCGGCTGGCTCGCGACGAAGCTGCTGCCCGGCTGGCTGCATCACGGCCCGTGGATGACCTGCACGCTTTACATTATCTTCCTCGGCGTGCTGATGTACGGTCGCTGGCAGGGCGGAAAATGGCGAAAGATCGACATCTTCGCCCACCAGCGCGAAAGCGATGCAAAGGCTATCGAGCCTCGCTCGTCCGAAATCGAGCCACGAGCTTCTGGCAACGAGCCGTGCGTTTCTGGCAACGAGCCGCGAGCTTCAGGCAACGAGCCGTGCGTTTCTGGCAACGAGCCGCGAGCTTCAGGCGACGAGCCGTGCGTTTCTGGCAACGAGCCGCGAGCTTCAGCTCGCGCGGCCGATCAAACGGGATTGAACGATGCTCTCGCGAATCCAGCGCCGCGCGGGCTGAAGCCCGCGGCTCCATGA
- a CDS encoding NifU family protein: MHDQVADIIRQLRPAVQSDGGDIELVDITQEGVVRVRLHGACIGCPSAAMTLKMGVEASLKKHLPQVREVVCV, from the coding sequence CTGCACGACCAGGTCGCCGACATCATTCGGCAGCTTCGTCCGGCCGTTCAAAGCGACGGCGGCGACATCGAGCTGGTTGACATCACGCAGGAGGGCGTGGTGCGCGTGCGATTGCACGGCGCCTGCATCGGCTGCCCCTCTGCGGCGATGACACTCAAGATGGGCGTCGAAGCGTCGCTGAAGAAACACCTGCCACAGGTGCGGGAAGTCGTCTGCGTCTAG